The Thalassophryne amazonica chromosome 8, fThaAma1.1, whole genome shotgun sequence genome includes a window with the following:
- the LOC117515919 gene encoding F-box/LRR-repeat protein 14-like, with protein MFEMETHVSCLFPEILAIIFSYLDVKDKGRVAQVCAAWRDASYHKSVWRGVEAKLHLRTANPSLFPSLQTRGIKKVQILSLRRSLSYVIQGMPHIESLNLCGCFNLTDNGLGHAFVQDIPTMQVLNLSLCKQITDSSLGRIAQYLKNLEVLELGGCSNITNTGLLLIAWGLHMLKSLNLRSCRHVSDVGIGHLCGMIRSAAEGCLSLEKLTLQDCQKLTDLSLRHVSKGLNKLKVLNLSFCGGISDAGMIYLSDMTNLFSLNLRSCDNISNTGIMHLAMGSLRLCGLDVSFCDKIGDQSLAYIAQGLYQLKSLSLCSCHISDDGINRMVRQMQELKTLNIGQCVRITDRGLELIADHLTQLTGIDLYGCTKITKRGLERITQLPCLKVLNLGLWQMTE; from the coding sequence ATGTTTGAAATGGAGACACACGTATCGTGCCTTTTCCCGGAGATCCTGGCCATTATTTTCAGTTATCTGGACGTCAAAGACAAAGGGAGAGTCGCTCAAGTGTGTGCGGCCTGGAGAGACGCGTCCTACCACAAGTCTGTATGGAGGGGAGTGGAAGCCAAGCTTCATCTGCGGACAGCCAACCCGTCCCTGTTCCCCAGCCTGCAGACCAGAGGAATCAAAAAAGTCCAGATCCTCAGCCTGAGGCGAAGTCTCAGCTACGTGATACAAGGGATGCCACACATCGAAAGCCTTAATTTGTGTGGGTGTTTCAACCTCACAGACAACGGACTAGGACATGCCTTTGTGCAGGACATCCCGACAATGCAGGTGCTGAACCTCAGTCTTTGCAAGCAGATCACCGACTCCAGTTTGGGCAGGATTGCTCAGTATCTCAAAAACTTGGAGGTACTTGAACTCGGTGGATGCAGCAATATCACCAACACTGGCCTCCTGCTCATCGCCTGGGGTTTGCACATGCTCAAGAGCCTTAATCTGCGTAGCTGCAGGCATGTGTCTGACGTGGGCATTGGCCACCTGTGTGGCATGATCCGCAGTGCTGCAGAGGGTTGCTTGTCACTGGAGAAGCTGACATTGCAGGACTGCCAGAAGCTGACTGACCTGTCCCTCAGACATGTCTCAAAAGGCCTTAATAAGCTAAAAGTGCTTAACCTCAGCTTTTGCGGGGGGATATCCGATGCAGGGATGATCTACCTGTCAGACATGACCAACCTGTTTAGTCTGAACTTGCGATCGTGTGATAACATCAGTAACACAGGTATAATGCATCTGGCAATGGGCTCCCTTCGACTGTGTGGACTTGACGTCTCCTTCTGTGACAAAATTGGAGACCAGAGCCTGGCTTACATCGCCCAGGGATTGTATCAGCTCAAGTCCCTTTCTCTTTGCTCCTGCCACATCAGTGACGATGGCATTAACAGGATGGTACGCCAAATGCAGGAATTGAAGACTCTCAACATTggacagtgtgtgcggatcacgGACAGAGGGTTGGAGCTTATTGCTGACCATCTGACCCAGCTTACGGGGATCGATCTTTACGGCTGTACAAAGATCACCAAAAGGGGCTTGGAGAGAATAACACAGCTCCCGTGCCTTAAAGTGTTAAATCTTGGCCTGTGGCagatgactgagtga